A window from Neodiprion fabricii isolate iyNeoFabr1 chromosome 2, iyNeoFabr1.1, whole genome shotgun sequence encodes these proteins:
- the LOC124176376 gene encoding eukaryotic translation initiation factor 2-alpha kinase 1-like, giving the protein MDDSVSPENNPWGDLSTVTTFDRGNDTWTTYRMDDCKEVQAGGQVVGRVSPSTSLLVEALIQQLCTLFEGDPVRRNKLYYAICDKLHEMKLIDGSYNMEELELVRSQYQRALFHLVTVARASTGSESALQVPSSLMTEWSRYRHEFEEIGFISKGGFGNVFKARHRLDGTEYAIKKVVVPSCRVQNIMRYLKEVKTLATLNHPNIVPYKGAWIEQTLLVPFVQNASPECSDKYGLHISEKLSCSRSRKNRKNGRANYSSHSEVKINLSKSRKTGGKINKGLHIPSLSISSTNHMDCRMLDSDVDVNIAEKSYSSVVSFRGDYESNKSYSKESSRHLTLDSNSNDEEASEDSESFEESVSEQQICQYNSKMNQNLYTLYIQMALCERTLREWLDDRVEPVSQPLVTVILTQILSGLDYIHSRGVVHHDIKPSNIFISTIDHLTVQLGDFGLACALQKKNHHSVFGTHMYAAPEQLRGKCNPKSDIFSLGIVLLELIMLMKTRMERSKIIGALQAGQIPDTLKMNHPKWAFILSQLVQTDPNARPTTKQLLQELSEDKDLMIAKLRNDNNEKSIIIQKQQSKLEQQELEIARLKKLLENS; this is encoded by the exons ATGGATGATAGCGTATCACCCGAAAACAATCCTTGGGGTGATCTGTCGACTGTTACCACCTTCGATAGAG GAAACGACACATGGACAACTTATCGAATGGATGATTGTAAAGAAGTACAAGCTGGTGGTCAAGTTGTTGGCAGAGTTTCTCCATCTACCAGCCTACTCGTCGAAGCGCTTATACAACAGCTCTGCACACTTTTCGAGGGGGATCCTGTACgcaggaataaattatactatg CCATTTGTGATAAATTACACGAAATGAAGTTGATTGATGGTTCATACAACATGGAAGAACTGGAGTTAGTCAGAAGTCAATATCAGCGAGCATTATTCCATTTAGTTACTGTTGCTAGAGCTTCGACAGGTTCTGAAAGTGCCCTACAAGTACCAAG TTCTTTAATGACTGAATGGTCCCGCTACAGACATGAGTTTGAGGAAATTGGGTTTATATCTAAGGGTGGATTTGGAAATGTATTTAAAGCTCGACATCGACTAGATGGAACTGAATATGCTATAAAAAAGGTAGTAGTGCCATCTTGCAGAGTTCAAAACATCATGCGATATCTTAAAGAAGTGAAAACATTGGCTACCCTAAATCACCCTAATATTGTGCCGTACAAAGGTGCTTGGATTGAGCAAACACTTCTAGTTCCATTTGTTCAAAATGCATCACCTGAATGTTCTGATAAATACGGCTTACATATATCTGAGAAACTGTCTTGCAGCCGAAGTCGcaaaaatcgtaaaaacgGCCGTGCGAACTATAGCTCCCATTCtgaggtgaaaataaatttatctaaAAGCAGGAAAACCGGtggaaaaattaacaaaggtCTGCACATTCCCAGTTTATCAATTTCTTCAACAAATCATATGGATTGCAGAATGTTGGACAGTGATGTCGATGTTAATATAGCAGAAAAATCATACTCCAGTGTTGTGTCATTCAGAGGTGATTACGAAAGTAATAAAAGCTATTCAAAAGAAAGTAGCAGACACCTCACGCTGGATAGTAATTCAAATGATGAAGAGGCGAGTGAAGATAGTGAATCCTTTGAAGAATCAGTTTCTGAACAGCAAATATGCCAGTACAATTCGAAGATG AACCAGAACCTTTACACATTGTATATACAAATGGCACTCTGCGAGCGCACGCTACGAGAATGGTTAGACGATAGAGTGGAACCTGTCTCTCAGCCTCTTGTCACTGTAATTCTAACACAAATTTTGTCTGGATTGGATTATATTCATTCTCGTGGAGTAGTACACCATGATATAaag CCAAGcaacatttttatatcaacAATTGATCATCTTACGGTTCAATTAGGAGATTTTGGACTGGCCTGTGCactgcagaaaaaaaatcatcattctGTATTTGGCACGCACATGTATGCCGCACCAGAACAATTGCGTGGCAAATGTAATCCCAAG AGTGACATATTTAGTTTGGGAATCGTCCTTCTAGAACTTATTATGTTGATGAAAACTCGAATGGAACGCAGCAAGATAATTGGTGCATTGCAGGCAGGCCAAATCCCAGACACGTTGAAAATGAATCATCCTAAATGG GCTTTCATACTGAGCCAATTGGTTCAGACGGATCCAAATGCACGGCCAACAACGAAACAACTTCTGCAGGAACTCAGTGAAGATAAAGATTTAATGATAGCTAAATTAAGAAATgacaacaatgaaaaaagtattataATTCAGAAACAACAAAGCAAATTAGAACAGCAAGAACTTGAAATAGCAAGACTGAAGAAATTACTAGAGAATAGTTAG
- the LOC124176381 gene encoding 39S ribosomal protein L15, mitochondrial, producing MSGKQGRELALSMLRVLPRVTLANIRDNPGSRQTKKRGRAQHGGDYHGAGNKGSGQRQNYMRPGYETGNNPFYLRFGYEPYYKGHHLRRQYPPLSLSKLQQFIDTNRIDASKPIDLAALLNTGLYHITPHMKHAGVHLTDEGADEFQGKVNIEVQWASEPVIAAIERNGGVITTTYYDQQSLHAVLNPRKFFEKGEAIPRRMLPPMDCLEYYSSAETRGYLADPEKVCHERLVLAQKYGYNLPKIEEDPQYEMLSERKDPRQIFYGLEPGWVVVLKDKAILKPKADYLKEFYQN from the exons ATGAGCGGCAAACAAGGACGTGAGCTAGCCCTGTCAATGCTCCGAGTACTGCCCCGCGTAACTTTGGCGAACATCCGAGATAATCCCGGCTCGAGACAAACT AAAAAAAGAGGCAGAGCTCAGCATGGAGGTGATTATCATGGAGCTGGAAATAAGGGATCAGGTCAAAGGCAAAACTACATGCGACCTGGTTACGAAACTGGAAATAATCCATTTTACTTGAGATTCGGTTATGAGCCATATTACAAAGGGCATCA CCTGCGGAGACAGTACCCACCTCTGTCTTTATCCAAACTTCAACAGTTCATAGATACTAACAGAATAGATGCTTCGAAACCTATAGATCTCGCAGCTCTACTGAATACTGGACTTTATCATATAACGCCACACATGAAACATGCAGGAGTTCACCTCACTGATGAg GGAGCCGATGAGTTTCAAGGAAAAGTTAATATAGAAGTTCAGTGGGCATCAGAGCCTGTAATCGCTGCCATTGAAAGAAATGGAGGAGTGATTACAACAACCTACTATGATCAACAGAGTTTGCATGCTGTATTGAAtcccagaaaatttttcgagaaaG GTGAAGCTATTCCAAGAAGAATGTTGCCCCCCATGGATTGCTTAGAATATTATTCAAGTGCAGAAACGCGTGGATATTTAGCAGATCCAGAAAAAGTATGTCATGAGCGCTTGGTACTAGCGCAAAAGTATGGCTATAATCTTCCAAAAATTGAGGAAGATCCTCAATATGAAATGCTGTCTGAACGTAAAGACCCTCGTCAAATATTCTACGGACTCGAGCCAGGCTGGGTCGTCGTTCTCAAGGACAAGGCAATCTTGAAACCGAAAGCCGattatttgaaagaattttaccaaaattaa
- the LOC124176380 gene encoding WW domain-containing oxidoreductase isoform X3, with amino-acid sequence MVGVMSDSDSEDELPPGWEERATLDGNVYYVNHYTKGTQWMHPRTGRKKVVEGELPPGWEKCISENGKVLFVDHVNRTTTYTDPRLAFATEYREMSQPIRQRFDASSTALSVLHGRDLKGKIAIITGANCGIGFETARSLALHGCKVILACRNLDRGQEAVNKIIKEKENVECELLHLDLNNLENVTEAASKLKLEYTKLDILILNAGVFGIPHLITVNGYESTFQTNHLAQFYFTMLLEPIIHNTENARIVVVSSESHRFSSIKSPDDIHPSVLSPPQQAASTSVFCATAPELEGATGIYFNNCYRCDSSAAAQDSALAEKLWSLSEEMLLNVLRKENLGYRLADNEKYNLTA; translated from the exons ATGGTGGGTGTTATGTCGGATTCGGATAGCGAAGACGAGTTACCACCGGGATGGGAGGAACGAGCGACGTTGGATGGCAACGTTTACTACGTAAA CCACTACACCAAGGGAACCCAATGGATGCATCCTCGTACTGGACGTAAAAAAGTTGTAGAAGGAG aacTACCACCTGGCTgggaaaaatgtatttctgaAAATGGTAAAGTTCTGTTTGTTGATCACGTCAATCGCACAACTACATACACAGATCCACGCTTAGCCTTTGCCACGGAGTACAGAGAGATGTCACAACCAATTCGACAGAGATTTGATGCAAGTAGTACAGCTCTGTCTGTACTACATGGCAGAGATCTTAAAGGAAAAATAGCAATTATTACTGGTGCTAATTGTGGCATAG GTTTTGAAACTGCCAGGTCCTTGGCTTTACATGGCTGCAAAGTAATCCTAGCCTGCCGAAACCTGGACAGAGGCCAAGAAGctgtaaacaaaataataaaggAAAAGGAGAATGTTGAGTGTGAATTACTACACTTGGATCTAAATAATCTAGAAAATGTTACCGAAGCTGCTTCCAAACTTAAGCTTGAGTACAC AAAGCTTGATATACTCATATTGAATGCTGGAGTCTTTGGTATACCACACTTAATAACTGTAAATGGTTATGAATCAACGTTTCAAACAAATCATCTggcacaattttatttcacgatgTTACTTGAGCCCATCATACACAATACGGAAAATGCTAGAATTGTCGTGGTATCAAGTGAATCGCATAG ATTCTCTTCTATAAAATCCCCAGATGATATTCATCCCTCAGTCTTGTCACCACCG CAACAAGCCGCTAGCACGTCTGTATTTTGTGCAACTGCGCCAGAACTTGAAGGAGCAACAGgtatttatttcaacaattgctATCGGTGTGATTCTTCTGCTGCTGCTCAAGATTCAGCATTAGCTGAAAAACTATGGAGCCTCAGTGAAGAGATGTTACTCAACGTTCTTCGAAAAGAGAATCTGGGTTATCGCCTGGCCGATAATGAAAAGTACAACTTGActgcgtga
- the LOC124176380 gene encoding WW domain-containing oxidoreductase isoform X2 translates to MHPRTGRKKVVEGELPPGWEKCISENGKVLFVDHVNRTTTYTDPRLAFATEYREMSQPIRQRFDASSTALSVLHGRDLKGKIAIITGANCGIGFETARSLALHGCKVILACRNLDRGQEAVNKIIKEKENVECELLHLDLNNLENVTEAASKLKLEYTKLDILILNAGVFGIPHLITVNGYESTFQTNHLAQFYFTMLLEPIIHNTENARIVVVSSESHRFSSIKSPDDIHPSVLSPPASSYWAMGAYNNSKLCNVLFAVELAKRWPSVAVFCLHPGNIVSTDISRHWWLWRLLYALARPFTKSLQQAASTSVFCATAPELEGATGIYFNNCYRCDSSAAAQDSALAEKLWSLSEEMLLNVLRKENLGYRLADNEKYNLTA, encoded by the exons ATGCATCCTCGTACTGGACGTAAAAAAGTTGTAGAAGGAG aacTACCACCTGGCTgggaaaaatgtatttctgaAAATGGTAAAGTTCTGTTTGTTGATCACGTCAATCGCACAACTACATACACAGATCCACGCTTAGCCTTTGCCACGGAGTACAGAGAGATGTCACAACCAATTCGACAGAGATTTGATGCAAGTAGTACAGCTCTGTCTGTACTACATGGCAGAGATCTTAAAGGAAAAATAGCAATTATTACTGGTGCTAATTGTGGCATAG GTTTTGAAACTGCCAGGTCCTTGGCTTTACATGGCTGCAAAGTAATCCTAGCCTGCCGAAACCTGGACAGAGGCCAAGAAGctgtaaacaaaataataaaggAAAAGGAGAATGTTGAGTGTGAATTACTACACTTGGATCTAAATAATCTAGAAAATGTTACCGAAGCTGCTTCCAAACTTAAGCTTGAGTACAC AAAGCTTGATATACTCATATTGAATGCTGGAGTCTTTGGTATACCACACTTAATAACTGTAAATGGTTATGAATCAACGTTTCAAACAAATCATCTggcacaattttatttcacgatgTTACTTGAGCCCATCATACACAATACGGAAAATGCTAGAATTGTCGTGGTATCAAGTGAATCGCATAG ATTCTCTTCTATAAAATCCCCAGATGATATTCATCCCTCAGTCTTGTCACCACCGGCAAGTAGCTACTGGGCAATGGGAGCGTACAATAACTCGAAGCTCTGTAATGTTTTATTTGCTGTAGAATTAGCTAAACGGTGGCCATCTGTTGCTGTGTTTTGTTTGCACCCTGGAAATATAGTTTCTACGGATATATCTAGGCACTGGTGGCTTTGGAGATTATTGTATGCTTTGGCACGCCCGTTCACAAAATCATTG CAACAAGCCGCTAGCACGTCTGTATTTTGTGCAACTGCGCCAGAACTTGAAGGAGCAACAGgtatttatttcaacaattgctATCGGTGTGATTCTTCTGCTGCTGCTCAAGATTCAGCATTAGCTGAAAAACTATGGAGCCTCAGTGAAGAGATGTTACTCAACGTTCTTCGAAAAGAGAATCTGGGTTATCGCCTGGCCGATAATGAAAAGTACAACTTGActgcgtga
- the LOC124176380 gene encoding WW domain-containing oxidoreductase isoform X1, with amino-acid sequence MVGVMSDSDSEDELPPGWEERATLDGNVYYVNHYTKGTQWMHPRTGRKKVVEGELPPGWEKCISENGKVLFVDHVNRTTTYTDPRLAFATEYREMSQPIRQRFDASSTALSVLHGRDLKGKIAIITGANCGIGFETARSLALHGCKVILACRNLDRGQEAVNKIIKEKENVECELLHLDLNNLENVTEAASKLKLEYTKLDILILNAGVFGIPHLITVNGYESTFQTNHLAQFYFTMLLEPIIHNTENARIVVVSSESHRFSSIKSPDDIHPSVLSPPASSYWAMGAYNNSKLCNVLFAVELAKRWPSVAVFCLHPGNIVSTDISRHWWLWRLLYALARPFTKSLQQAASTSVFCATAPELEGATGIYFNNCYRCDSSAAAQDSALAEKLWSLSEEMLLNVLRKENLGYRLADNEKYNLTA; translated from the exons ATGGTGGGTGTTATGTCGGATTCGGATAGCGAAGACGAGTTACCACCGGGATGGGAGGAACGAGCGACGTTGGATGGCAACGTTTACTACGTAAA CCACTACACCAAGGGAACCCAATGGATGCATCCTCGTACTGGACGTAAAAAAGTTGTAGAAGGAG aacTACCACCTGGCTgggaaaaatgtatttctgaAAATGGTAAAGTTCTGTTTGTTGATCACGTCAATCGCACAACTACATACACAGATCCACGCTTAGCCTTTGCCACGGAGTACAGAGAGATGTCACAACCAATTCGACAGAGATTTGATGCAAGTAGTACAGCTCTGTCTGTACTACATGGCAGAGATCTTAAAGGAAAAATAGCAATTATTACTGGTGCTAATTGTGGCATAG GTTTTGAAACTGCCAGGTCCTTGGCTTTACATGGCTGCAAAGTAATCCTAGCCTGCCGAAACCTGGACAGAGGCCAAGAAGctgtaaacaaaataataaaggAAAAGGAGAATGTTGAGTGTGAATTACTACACTTGGATCTAAATAATCTAGAAAATGTTACCGAAGCTGCTTCCAAACTTAAGCTTGAGTACAC AAAGCTTGATATACTCATATTGAATGCTGGAGTCTTTGGTATACCACACTTAATAACTGTAAATGGTTATGAATCAACGTTTCAAACAAATCATCTggcacaattttatttcacgatgTTACTTGAGCCCATCATACACAATACGGAAAATGCTAGAATTGTCGTGGTATCAAGTGAATCGCATAG ATTCTCTTCTATAAAATCCCCAGATGATATTCATCCCTCAGTCTTGTCACCACCGGCAAGTAGCTACTGGGCAATGGGAGCGTACAATAACTCGAAGCTCTGTAATGTTTTATTTGCTGTAGAATTAGCTAAACGGTGGCCATCTGTTGCTGTGTTTTGTTTGCACCCTGGAAATATAGTTTCTACGGATATATCTAGGCACTGGTGGCTTTGGAGATTATTGTATGCTTTGGCACGCCCGTTCACAAAATCATTG CAACAAGCCGCTAGCACGTCTGTATTTTGTGCAACTGCGCCAGAACTTGAAGGAGCAACAGgtatttatttcaacaattgctATCGGTGTGATTCTTCTGCTGCTGCTCAAGATTCAGCATTAGCTGAAAAACTATGGAGCCTCAGTGAAGAGATGTTACTCAACGTTCTTCGAAAAGAGAATCTGGGTTATCGCCTGGCCGATAATGAAAAGTACAACTTGActgcgtga
- the LOC124176378 gene encoding cytoplasmic dynein 1 light intermediate chain 2 isoform X2 — translation MMAATVVEMMSQTQSNGFQSKKKEEADNKDNLWSSILAEVQNSGNNKLPSYKNVLVLGDNESGKTTLIAKLQGVEDPKKGSGLEFAYIDVRDDYRDDQTRLSVWVLDGDPGHTNLLRFALSAERFPHTLVMLVAAMTSPWAILEQLQSWAAILGDHVDKLSLDNDTRQHCRQLNIKKWQEYTEPGDELDPGSPLRRTSRNLDEEAVDGLPLPDGVLTTNLGLDVVVVITKTDYMTTLEKEHDYKDEHFDFMQQWVRRFCLQYGAGLFYTSAKEDKNCDLLYKYLTHRIYSLPFRTPALVVEKDAVLIPAGWDNMKKISILHENLQTMKPDSYYRDIITQPQVNRKTVAREVEVQAEEEQTFLAKQQAALTGFKDPTRSPTTRNQVASPNKKLDPKSAGNTPGGEGVLANFFNSLLSKKSGASPGSPGTPGAVVSSTVKTEITSPDAGPVDKAAMRNDAAAELDRLTRMKKIPPPDLNSSSEC, via the exons ATGATGGCAGCGACGGTCGTTGAAATGATGTCGCAGACGCAGAGCAACGGGTTTCAgtcaaaaaagaaagaagaggcGGATAATAAAGACAACTTATG GTCCTCTATTTTAGCCGAAGTTCAAAATAGTGGGAACAACAAGCTGCCTTCGTACAAAAATGTTCTGGTACTAG GTGATAATGAGAGTGGTAAGACAACACTCATAGCCAAACTGCAGGGTGTAGAAGACCCGAAAAAAGGTTCTGGTCTCGAGTTTGCTTATATTGATGTTCGTGACGACTACAGAGATG ATCAGACAAGGCTGTCGGTTTGGGTACTCGACGGAGATCCTGGTCATACAAATCTATTGAGATTTGCCTTAAGTGCAGAAAGATTTCCACATACCTTAGTGATGTTAGTAGCGGCAATGACTAGTCCATGGGCAATCTTAGAACAACTACAGTCCTGGGCAGCGATACTTGGTGATCACGTTGATAAATTATCTCTTGATAATGACACAAGGCAGCATTGTCGGCAGCTTA ACATCAAAAAGTGGCAGGAGTATACGGAACCTGGCGATGAATTAGATCCGGGAAGTCCATTGAGACGCACCAGCCGCAATCTAGATGAAGAAGCTGTTGATGGTTTACCTTTGCCTGACGGAGTACTCACTACTAATTTGGGTCTGGACGTAGTTGTTGTCATCACGAAAACGGATTATATGACAACGCTCGAAAAAGAACACGATTACAA GGACGAACATTTCGACTTTATGCAGCAATGGGTGAGACGGTTCTGTCTCCAGTATGGCGCAGGACTGTTTTATACTTCTGCTAAAGAAGACAAAAACTGTGATTTGCTTTATAAATATCTAACACatagaatttattcattaCCTTTTCGAACACCGGCCTTGGTAGTTGAGAAGGATGCTGTACTTAT TCCTGCTGGATGGGATAACATGAAGAAAATAAGTATTCTCCACGAGAACTTGCAAACGATGAAGCCAGACAGTTATTATCGTGACATTATTACTCAGCCGCAAGTAAATCGCAAG ACTGTGGCACGGGAAGTCGAAGTTCAAGCAGAAGAAGAGCAAACCTTCCTTGCCAAACAGCAAGCAGCATTGACCGGTTTCAAAGACCCGACACGGTCGCCAACGACCCGTAACCAG GTGGCATCACCTAACAAAAAATTGGACCCAAAAAGTGCAGGAAATACACCTGGAGGAGAGGGTGTATTAgcaaatttcttcaattctctGCTCTCCAAGAAATCCGGAGCGTCCCCAGGTTCTCCAGGAACTCCAGGTGCTGTCGTATCCAGTACAGTTAAAACTG AAATAACGAGTCCAGATGCAGGGCCGGTCGACAAAGCGGCTATGCGCAATGATGCGGCAGCTGAGTTGGATCGGCTaacgcgaatgaaaaaaataccgcCGCCTGATTTAAACTCGTCATCCGAGTGCTAG
- the LOC124176378 gene encoding cytoplasmic dynein 1 light intermediate chain 2 isoform X1 — MMAATVVEMMSQTQSNGFQSKKKEEADNKDNLWSSILAEVQNSGNNKLPSYKNVLVLGDNESGKTTLIAKLQGVEDPKKGSGLEFAYIDVRDDYRDDQTRLSVWVLDGDPGHTNLLRFALSAERFPHTLVMLVAAMTSPWAILEQLQSWAAILGDHVDKLSLDNDTRQHCRQLNIKKWQEYTEPGDELDPGSPLRRTSRNLDEEAVDGLPLPDGVLTTNLGLDVVVVITKTDYMTTLEKEHDYKDEHFDFMQQWVRRFCLQYGAGLFYTSAKEDKNCDLLYKYLTHRIYSLPFRTPALVVEKDAVLIPAGWDNMKKISILHENLQTMKPDSYYRDIITQPQVNRKTVAREVEVQAEEEQTFLAKQQAALTGFKDPTRSPTTRNQASSETIIQVASPNKKLDPKSAGNTPGGEGVLANFFNSLLSKKSGASPGSPGTPGAVVSSTVKTEITSPDAGPVDKAAMRNDAAAELDRLTRMKKIPPPDLNSSSEC; from the exons ATGATGGCAGCGACGGTCGTTGAAATGATGTCGCAGACGCAGAGCAACGGGTTTCAgtcaaaaaagaaagaagaggcGGATAATAAAGACAACTTATG GTCCTCTATTTTAGCCGAAGTTCAAAATAGTGGGAACAACAAGCTGCCTTCGTACAAAAATGTTCTGGTACTAG GTGATAATGAGAGTGGTAAGACAACACTCATAGCCAAACTGCAGGGTGTAGAAGACCCGAAAAAAGGTTCTGGTCTCGAGTTTGCTTATATTGATGTTCGTGACGACTACAGAGATG ATCAGACAAGGCTGTCGGTTTGGGTACTCGACGGAGATCCTGGTCATACAAATCTATTGAGATTTGCCTTAAGTGCAGAAAGATTTCCACATACCTTAGTGATGTTAGTAGCGGCAATGACTAGTCCATGGGCAATCTTAGAACAACTACAGTCCTGGGCAGCGATACTTGGTGATCACGTTGATAAATTATCTCTTGATAATGACACAAGGCAGCATTGTCGGCAGCTTA ACATCAAAAAGTGGCAGGAGTATACGGAACCTGGCGATGAATTAGATCCGGGAAGTCCATTGAGACGCACCAGCCGCAATCTAGATGAAGAAGCTGTTGATGGTTTACCTTTGCCTGACGGAGTACTCACTACTAATTTGGGTCTGGACGTAGTTGTTGTCATCACGAAAACGGATTATATGACAACGCTCGAAAAAGAACACGATTACAA GGACGAACATTTCGACTTTATGCAGCAATGGGTGAGACGGTTCTGTCTCCAGTATGGCGCAGGACTGTTTTATACTTCTGCTAAAGAAGACAAAAACTGTGATTTGCTTTATAAATATCTAACACatagaatttattcattaCCTTTTCGAACACCGGCCTTGGTAGTTGAGAAGGATGCTGTACTTAT TCCTGCTGGATGGGATAACATGAAGAAAATAAGTATTCTCCACGAGAACTTGCAAACGATGAAGCCAGACAGTTATTATCGTGACATTATTACTCAGCCGCAAGTAAATCGCAAG ACTGTGGCACGGGAAGTCGAAGTTCAAGCAGAAGAAGAGCAAACCTTCCTTGCCAAACAGCAAGCAGCATTGACCGGTTTCAAAGACCCGACACGGTCGCCAACGACCCGTAACCAGGCAAGCAGTGAAACCATCATACAG GTGGCATCACCTAACAAAAAATTGGACCCAAAAAGTGCAGGAAATACACCTGGAGGAGAGGGTGTATTAgcaaatttcttcaattctctGCTCTCCAAGAAATCCGGAGCGTCCCCAGGTTCTCCAGGAACTCCAGGTGCTGTCGTATCCAGTACAGTTAAAACTG AAATAACGAGTCCAGATGCAGGGCCGGTCGACAAAGCGGCTATGCGCAATGATGCGGCAGCTGAGTTGGATCGGCTaacgcgaatgaaaaaaataccgcCGCCTGATTTAAACTCGTCATCCGAGTGCTAG